The genomic window AATCGGAACATCCATTCTTTTATTAAGGCGTCGACGATAGTAGAGGCTTCCTCGATTGGTAGAGGGTATGCCTTAACCCATTTACTTTACTATTCCCAGGGTCTTTGATACTCCAAGATGTCCTCTTGTCACATCGGCATGGATTTTCTCTAGCAGCGCCGAAATCCTACATTTAGGCACAACGATTTATCATCTTTCCTCTTTGTCATCGTGgtctatttaagaaaatataccaCTAATCCATGGTTTCacacttattttaaaacatatagaAGGATTTATAGAAAAACAATACGAAATGCTAAGCAACTTTATTAGGAAAATAGAGTCCATAACGCACGCAATAAAGCAAAGGAAAACTGAAGTATTATTAATGAACTAAGGGGTAATTTCTCAAAGTCAAGTGAATTTCCAATCAATGCAGATAATCTTAATCAGTTCTACTGCTCAGTAGCATTAACActcaaaaaatcaaataaatcctcAAATAGATCCCCTATCGTATACTTATAATATCTCTATACAACAATCGTTTAATTGACACATACTGATCTATATGAAATCAAAAAACTGttgaacgaaaaaaaaacatctggGATTGATGGAGTGTCCATCAGAGTTTTACAGAGTTTACCTGATAAAGCTTTGGGCTCAATGGTTCATgctataaatttttcttttgattctGCAACATTTCCAAGTAATCTTAAGGTTTCCCTTGTGACACCTCTCTTTAAAGGTGGCAAACCAAATGACCCCATAAATTACAGACCAATTTTACTTTTGCCCTGctaaactaaaaataacatattaagaGAATGTCAATTCGGTTTTCGAGAGCGCACTAGCACGAGTGATGCAATGTTTTCATTTCTGGAGAGATTATGCTTGAGCTTGAATTATGGTCAGTTtgcagcagcggtgttctgtgacttctCTAAAGCTTTTGACTGTGTCAATCATGGACTACTACTTGGTAAGCTTTCTAAATATGGGTTTAGGGACCTGGCTTTAAAACTCTTTTGTCAGACAGAAAACAGTATGTTCGGTCATAGGTTGAGTACCAGTTTCGAAATGTGTTTTATATGAAATCTTACTTATCGATGATCGGAGCAACATGGCTGTCATTGCCAGATATGCTAGTTAATTATGGTATCATTTACATTGTGGGTACATAAAGTTAGATCTAAGATTTAGCCTGGTCGATGTTATAAATGTAGGTTTGTACCTATATTTGCAATAACTCTGCTTTCAATTTAAGTAAACTTAAGTAAGGACTAAAGTTGAAAGAATTAGTTCATTATGCTCAAAGAGATCTTGATACAATTTacaacaaaacgaaaaaatgcaaagtcTCGGTCGCaaaaactaatactttttgAAACCGAGACGTTAGTATTTATCCTTTATcctaataaaagaaatgaattttaattttaaatattttgtctcAAAAGGAGACGCCACTGGATATTTGTTGTTGGTAACACTGTTCCCACGTGTTGATCTGTCACAGATGTCACTATGTCACAGATGTCACTATTGTCTGTCAAAATCTAGACTGGCTTGACTCCGTCAGTTGTCAAAGTTGCTCTTTTCCGATACGATTCCGCAATGGGTAGGTAgtcccaaattttatttttacttaaaatcgGTCAACATCTTGAAAATTTGTGAGTATTCTTGTATAAAATTCTGTGAAAACTCATCGTTAAACATGCTTCTAGTAAATCCCGTACGTATTTTGTCAATAAAATGAGAAATTCAGTCAAAAtagtgtttgaaaaaaaaataacctctACTCAATGTTTTGTTGTTTTCCATGATGATACTATCCAATTATAATGTCCGATGTGTTGTGCTGACGACTCAAATAATCCCACAGCGATctgaataaacttaaaaatcctAAAACTTAATGTGAAATATCCGAGTAAGTACTAAAATATCCATATTTACTTTTAGGTATCAGTAGGGATCATTGGCATAAAAGGAGGGCCACTGGTGGCAAGAGGAAGCCCCTCCGTAAGAAGAGGAAGTTCGAATTAGGTCGTCCCGCGGCCAACACAAAACTCGGAGCTCGCAGAGTACATTATGTACGTACCAGGGGTGGAAACTTGAAATACAGAGCCCTACGTTTGGACACCGGTAACTTTGCATGGGGTAGCGAAGGAACCGCGAGGAAAACCCGTATTATTGATGTAGTTTACAATGCTAGCAACAATGAATTGGTTCGTACCAAAACTTTGGTAAAGAATGCTATTGTTGTGGTTGATGCTACCCCATTCAGGCAATGGTACGAAAACCATTACATTTTACCTTTAGGACGTAAGAAGGGAGCTAAGttggtaagtaattttttatttttccatgcaAAATATTGTAGATCTTAATGAGAAATAGAACACATGTATTTTAGGAAacctattttactttttaacataTTTGGTATTATGAAatcatttattataaacaaGTCGACCAAATTTCTCCTGGGATTCTTTTTCccttcaaaaataattttcttgttaaattttcctatggttaattttatattcattacaaggtttaaaagttataaattgaTTGGAAAAAACTTATAGTTTACCTTCAATACTTTTCATagggcaaaaaattattgttttatttcattttgccATGTACCAACTAACTGTTTATACAGATTCGGCTAAATTATGCTATATTCTTTTAATTAGTATCAGTTGCAACTAGgcttattatttatgttttttttttaacaactaacAATTGAAATCAATTGTTTGTTGTAACTTATATTAGTAAAGtcaatttaaaatgtatattgttTTTGAATACATTGTTAATAGTTTATTCTATTGATATTAAATCAGAAAAagatatcttttttaaataagttggTATACACACTTCAGTGAACTGAAGATCCACAAACATGTTTCTTATTGAATTATGTAATActttaaatgatgtttttcatgCGTGTCATATGACTTCTGGATGATTATGACTAATATATTCTGATATTCCCATTTTTAACTCAAGGAATGTTTTTTGGCTCCTATGTATTGGTAACTAGTTTATTCTGTTTGTAGACTGCAGAAGAAGAAGcccttttaaacaaaaagaggAGTAAGAAGGTccaaaagaaatatgaaaacaGGCAAAAATTGGCAAAGGTTGAACCTGCCATTGAAGAACAGTTCCAGACTGGTAGATTATTAGGTAAATTAcacatttattttgatttttaacttCTATTTGATGTTTTCAATGATGATAAACCTTAGCGAGAACACATTCAAGTGATTCACCTGTTTTAGGAGTTCACTGTGTTCTGTGACTTGCTTGTCATAGTTACTCTGACCCCCATCCAATAAAGATCTCTAAATTtatatgaataatttaattttcgaagatATCATGGAATTTTCTTTTTCAGCCTGTTTGGCTTCAAGGCCTGGACAATGCGGCAGAGCTGATGGTTATATCTTAGAAGGTAAAGAGTTGGAGTTCTACATGAGGAAGATTAAGTCTAAGAAAGCAAAGTAATCTAATGTAAATAAGTACAAATATATGTTTGTACTgtatttatgttgtttttttttttataataaaaattgtggaaaattggataattaattattgaaaggGTCCTTTATTGAGTTCAGAATTTTTTTCCCCAGTGgtcaacatttatttataaatgattttttgtgacttcagtatttagtttttctgcgtTGTTTGATGCAggtcaaataaaacttatatgAGGTAAGCATATCTTGTCAAGGTTTTGTAAACTAACTATAAAATTTGTCATTtgtgtttaaaacataaaagaaaagacAATAGGGACTTTATCATtatctatatatatttatttgtttctgtTATTTTGGGTTCGGTAAATTCCAGAAAACttaataattctaaattattCACTTAAATCAATTTACTCAAAATTGGTTTGATGGACTAGTAGATCCACTCAATTTAAAGACTAAAATCGTTGATTGAAAATATGGATTATATTATCCAATCAACGGTAAAATTATGCCCTTTGTGTAGCTTAGTACATTCAAATAGAGGGTAAGTTTGGGAAATATTCTGATACTTTAGAAGTGAATTCAGCTAAAAATACCTTAATCAAAGTATACCGGGCGACAGAAAAAATGCaacacttaataacttctttacttttcaagataaatgaaatttggtaaatCAATAGAATAGCTATAAaggcatcttttgacatattctattgttttccatcacttccggttAAACAGGAAGTGACACATTCAATTACATGGACTATGGATATGAcgtggacattttaaataggcgtatAAACTATTTAAGTCagaaaatttatcatttatcacaaggattccggcattcttcctaaagaaatgtgtttgtgttcctacgaaaccaatactgttcatttttaacaaatctctggtactggttcttatcccactctctggaagagaagttttttaaaacccatttttaaatctggtagtacAAATGAAATTTCCAGttatcgggctgtgtgtaaccaatctgagttgccaaagctgcttgactgcctggtcagtcataggattgcctggagttttaaatctttatttaatcctgagcaatttggatttataaaaggcagatctactgatgctaatttggtgctgtatgtcaactacctctaccgctgcttggagaagggacttcaggttgactcaatatgtacagatttttccaaagctttGGATCGGGTTCACCATgggggtactcttgcagaagcttagggctttaggtattgtggggcctcttcttcagtggaactcgggattcatcagaggtagaacccagattgttaatcttggaggtacatgttcctctgaaattttggtgccatctggggtgccacagggctctcactcgggccctgttttgttttgcctctttttgattaatttagtttggaaacttgaaaattgtcgtgtgctaatgtttgctgatgatgtgaagctatttaggcttatcacatccctttctgatgctgtgctcctgcaaaaagacctcaatttgttctttgattggtgccacatgaatagaatgtcccttaatatcaataagtgccataagattactttttctaagcaaagaaatcctattgcttttctttataaaataaataatgtagcaattggtgtcaaaacagaggtttctgacttaggaatatttattgactccaggtgGTCTTTTAAatgtcacatcaatcaggtga from Anthonomus grandis grandis chromosome 13, icAntGran1.3, whole genome shotgun sequence includes these protein-coding regions:
- the LOC126743506 gene encoding 40S ribosomal protein S8 produces the protein MGISRDHWHKRRATGGKRKPLRKKRKFELGRPAANTKLGARRVHYVRTRGGNLKYRALRLDTGNFAWGSEGTARKTRIIDVVYNASNNELVRTKTLVKNAIVVVDATPFRQWYENHYILPLGRKKGAKLTAEEEALLNKKRSKKVQKKYENRQKLAKVEPAIEEQFQTGRLLACLASRPGQCGRADGYILEGKELEFYMRKIKSKKAK